Proteins from one Catenuloplanes atrovinosus genomic window:
- a CDS encoding EsaB/YukD family protein translates to MADQRSLVTVVGARKRVDVALPATTPVGEYAGRLADLCGQDGHDVFPPAWSLTPAGGAPLALEDSLVDAGVADGAVLYLIDVAGDPGGEPAIEDIEELVADQTESYRAAEPPRGLIVIALSLAWLAATGYVLLRAHGGLTAAIAMTLAALVLLGTSWGLQQRRSAVPPGLCLAMSMASAACMAAAGGLLFAELSAGLWWVGVIAGANLGMVMALATTPELILFAVELQLLVAGLLIPLFLPLRVTAAEAAAAVVVAAVALLGGSKWIAASITAWASRPPKSSAPMAQAVTGLLVRARRVLTFVIAGPVLALTVAQPVLALSGNWWAIVLAAVSGTALLVRTRQAGFRGETIAFGVSGLAGVFAAIGAVAHRFGGTGATAVTLVLCGFVVLAIGVLISLVQLPITESTTDVSLAGAAAAGRRSVAEVVGMLCNLAVAPLAMGVYGVYGELAAIGAGIIH, encoded by the coding sequence ATGGCCGACCAGCGCAGCCTCGTGACGGTCGTCGGCGCGCGCAAGCGCGTCGACGTCGCGCTGCCCGCGACCACGCCGGTGGGCGAGTACGCGGGCCGGCTCGCCGACCTGTGCGGGCAGGACGGTCACGACGTGTTCCCGCCGGCCTGGTCGCTGACCCCGGCCGGCGGGGCACCGCTGGCGCTGGAGGACTCGCTCGTGGACGCGGGCGTGGCCGACGGCGCGGTGCTCTACCTGATCGACGTGGCCGGCGACCCCGGCGGCGAGCCCGCGATCGAGGACATCGAGGAGCTGGTCGCGGACCAGACCGAGAGCTACCGCGCGGCCGAGCCGCCGCGCGGCCTGATCGTGATCGCGCTGTCGCTGGCCTGGCTGGCCGCGACCGGGTACGTGCTGCTGCGCGCGCACGGCGGGCTCACCGCCGCGATCGCCATGACGCTCGCGGCGCTGGTGCTGCTGGGCACGTCCTGGGGGCTGCAACAGCGGCGCTCGGCCGTACCGCCGGGGCTCTGCCTGGCCATGTCGATGGCCTCGGCCGCGTGCATGGCCGCGGCCGGCGGGCTGCTGTTCGCGGAGCTCAGCGCCGGGCTCTGGTGGGTCGGCGTGATCGCCGGCGCGAACCTCGGCATGGTGATGGCGCTGGCCACCACGCCCGAGCTCATCCTGTTCGCGGTGGAGTTGCAACTGCTGGTCGCGGGCCTGCTCATCCCGCTCTTCCTGCCGCTGCGGGTGACCGCCGCGGAGGCGGCCGCGGCCGTGGTGGTGGCCGCCGTCGCGCTGCTCGGCGGCTCGAAGTGGATCGCCGCCAGCATCACCGCGTGGGCCTCCCGGCCGCCGAAGTCCAGCGCGCCGATGGCCCAGGCGGTCACCGGGCTGCTGGTCCGCGCGCGCCGGGTGCTGACGTTCGTGATCGCCGGGCCGGTGCTGGCGCTGACCGTGGCGCAGCCGGTGCTGGCGCTCTCCGGCAACTGGTGGGCGATCGTGCTGGCCGCGGTCTCCGGCACGGCGCTGCTGGTCCGTACCAGGCAGGCCGGGTTCCGCGGCGAGACGATCGCGTTCGGCGTGAGCGGGCTGGCCGGCGTGTTCGCCGCGATCGGCGCGGTCGCGCACCGCTTCGGCGGCACCGGCGCCACCGCGGTCACGCTGGTGCTGTGCGGATTCGTGGTGCTCGCCATCGGCGTGCTGATCTCGCTGGTCCAGCTCCCGATCACGGAGTCGACCACGGACGTGTCGCTGGCCGGTGCGGCGGCGGCCGGGCGCCGCTCGGTCGCCGAGGTGGTCGGCATGCTGTGCAACCTGGCGGTCGCGCCGCTGGCCATGGGCGTCTACGGCGTCTACGGCGAGCTGGCCGCGATCGGCGCCGGCATCATCCACTGA
- a CDS encoding S8 family serine peptidase, which translates to MTPRVAGHRTRRLPLRWLAPFLLLVAAPLLPARALAAEPAEFWKYYVVTTGADGRPERLRDISARLLGDGARYSELVALNGGRRQPDGGVLSDPEQLRAGWILALPWDAAGGDVRYGVLPGVGPVPSASPAPSPSAGACPERAPDRLAPDGLPWAQLRFDLDGAWDRGRGTGVAVAIVDGGVDASVPALAGRVRPGVGESPATVDCTGHGTAMAGIAAARAKGGGRFSGMAPEAEIVPVRVRTGEGGRAAARDAADAVALAVDAGASVVALTIPTDTAAPEVAAAIDAAVTQDVAVVVPASAAGPGPGDRPGLLRVGGVGADGAPSEPRQGGGVDVLAPGIGVTTIGTAGRPPLQGTGSDFAAPFAAGLLALVRAAAPELSAVDATQIVEATADRDGGSPDPATGWGFIDPVAAVTAAVAARPDTTGEQATGTGGAGQVALLVAGLGTFVAAWQVPLWLVRRRRVR; encoded by the coding sequence ATGACCCCGCGTGTGGCCGGCCACCGCACCCGACGCCTCCCCCTCCGCTGGCTGGCACCGTTCCTGCTGCTGGTGGCCGCGCCACTGCTCCCGGCACGGGCGCTGGCCGCGGAGCCGGCGGAGTTCTGGAAGTACTACGTCGTGACCACCGGGGCGGACGGGCGGCCGGAGCGGCTGCGGGACATCTCCGCCCGCCTGCTCGGCGACGGCGCGCGCTACTCCGAGCTGGTCGCGCTCAACGGCGGTCGCCGGCAGCCGGACGGCGGTGTGCTGAGCGACCCGGAGCAGTTGCGGGCCGGCTGGATCCTGGCCCTGCCCTGGGACGCGGCCGGCGGCGACGTCCGGTACGGCGTGCTCCCCGGCGTGGGTCCCGTGCCGAGCGCGTCCCCCGCGCCGTCCCCGTCCGCCGGGGCCTGCCCGGAGCGCGCGCCCGACCGCCTCGCGCCGGATGGGCTGCCCTGGGCGCAGCTGCGTTTCGACCTGGACGGCGCCTGGGACCGCGGCCGGGGCACCGGCGTCGCGGTCGCGATCGTCGACGGCGGCGTGGACGCGTCCGTCCCGGCGCTGGCCGGGCGCGTGCGGCCCGGCGTGGGCGAGAGCCCCGCCACCGTGGACTGCACCGGCCACGGCACCGCGATGGCCGGCATCGCGGCCGCGCGCGCCAAGGGCGGCGGGCGGTTCAGCGGCATGGCACCGGAGGCCGAGATCGTGCCGGTCCGGGTGCGGACCGGCGAGGGCGGGCGCGCCGCCGCGCGCGACGCCGCGGACGCGGTCGCGCTCGCCGTCGACGCCGGCGCGTCCGTGGTGGCGCTGACCATCCCCACCGACACCGCCGCGCCCGAGGTCGCGGCCGCGATCGACGCCGCGGTCACGCAGGACGTGGCCGTGGTCGTGCCGGCCTCCGCGGCCGGCCCCGGCCCCGGGGACCGTCCCGGCCTGCTGCGCGTCGGCGGCGTGGGCGCGGACGGCGCGCCCTCGGAGCCGCGGCAGGGCGGCGGCGTCGACGTGCTCGCCCCCGGCATCGGCGTGACCACCATCGGCACCGCCGGCCGGCCGCCGTTGCAGGGCACCGGCTCCGACTTCGCGGCGCCGTTCGCGGCCGGGCTGCTGGCGCTGGTCCGCGCCGCCGCGCCGGAGCTGTCCGCCGTCGACGCCACCCAGATCGTGGAGGCGACCGCGGACCGCGACGGCGGCTCCCCGGACCCGGCCACCGGCTGGGGGTTCATCGACCCGGTCGCCGCGGTCACGGCCGCGGTCGCCGCCCGGCCGGACACCACCGGCGAGCAGGCCACCGGCACCGGCGGTGCCGGGCAGGTCGCGCTGCTGGTGGCCGGGCTCGGCACCTTCGTGGCCGCCTGGCAGGTGCCGCTCTGGCTGGTCCGCCGCCGCCGGGTCCGGTGA
- a CDS encoding WXG100 family type VII secretion target: MEGYDVTPEDVQQAATDCWTTAEDIKQELAAIKGYVAGLRDQWQGVAAQNFDQLMIDFDAFALMLNNALVNISYGLRGNFNNYVSVEEFASNNLVAVNNEIPGVYL, translated from the coding sequence GTGGAGGGCTACGACGTAACACCGGAGGACGTCCAGCAGGCGGCCACCGACTGCTGGACCACCGCGGAGGACATCAAGCAGGAACTGGCCGCGATCAAGGGGTACGTGGCCGGCCTGCGCGACCAGTGGCAGGGCGTCGCGGCGCAGAACTTCGACCAGCTGATGATCGACTTCGACGCGTTCGCGCTGATGCTGAACAACGCGCTGGTCAACATCAGCTACGGGCTCCGCGGCAACTTCAACAACTACGTCAGCGTCGAGGAGTTCGCCTCGAACAACCTCGTCGCGGTCAACAACGAGATCCCCGGCGTCTACCTGTAA
- a CDS encoding WXG100 family type VII secretion target gives MPDIFETHIRVPTDLEGAGTFINGASAEIIGDLTRLENQLAPLAATWVGSSATYFEDQRLAWNVAADGLFGPEGVLGMIAHALNVNYQNYSEAELANENTWKR, from the coding sequence ATGCCCGACATCTTCGAGACCCACATCCGCGTCCCCACCGACCTGGAGGGGGCCGGCACCTTCATCAACGGCGCGTCCGCCGAGATCATCGGGGACCTCACCCGGCTGGAGAACCAGCTCGCGCCGCTGGCCGCCACCTGGGTCGGCAGCAGCGCCACCTACTTCGAGGACCAGCGCCTCGCGTGGAACGTCGCGGCCGACGGGCTGTTCGGCCCGGAGGGCGTGCTCGGCATGATCGCGCACGCGCTGAACGTGAACTACCAGAACTACTCCGAGGCCGAGCTGGCCAACGAGAACACCTGGAAGCGCTAG
- a CDS encoding YbaB/EbfC family nucleoid-associated protein yields MQSFDLEQFAARTRAMAEQMAQMQSRLASMTMTGEAGDGLVTVALGANGRVSEVSIDPSLLDPSRRGLLEGLVAEAFTRASGSLQRVAEEHLRPMTDQIGAVTGIRPETLDRP; encoded by the coding sequence ATGCAATCGTTCGACCTGGAGCAGTTCGCCGCCCGGACCCGGGCCATGGCGGAGCAGATGGCGCAGATGCAGTCCCGCCTGGCGTCCATGACGATGACCGGCGAGGCCGGCGACGGCCTGGTCACGGTCGCGCTCGGCGCGAACGGCCGCGTCTCGGAGGTCTCCATCGACCCGAGCCTGCTCGACCCGTCCCGGCGCGGCCTGCTGGAGGGGCTGGTGGCGGAGGCGTTCACCCGGGCCAGCGGCTCGCTCCAGCGGGTGGCCGAGGAGCATCTGCGGCCGATGACCGACCAGATCGGGGCGGTGACCGGCATCCGGCCGGAGACGCTCGACCGGCCCTGA